The genomic stretch AGTGCCTGCGTCATGTGCCCACGACCTTCACCCTGTACGATAAAGATAAACTTCATGATCAAAAACGGAATGGCGGCAGTTCCAGATCGTCGTTGGGCTTCTGGAAGGATACCGCAGCATAGGATTCTTTTTCGTGTATTGGAATGATTTTGCTGTCATCCACACTGCCTTTTGCAAAATCAATCTCATTGTAATAGATCAGTTGCCAGTTGCCTTCATAGTCCTCTGCCAGGGCACTCATCGTTTCCACCCAATCACCGGAATTAAGGTATTCGATTCCGTCGATGATTCTGGATTCGGCTTTGTGGATGTGGCCACAGATGATCCCATCACAGCCTTTTGTTTTGGCCATGATCGCCAGTTCTTTTTCGTATTTGTCTATATATGAAACGGCTGATTTTACCTTGCCCTTCACGTATTGGGATAATGAATAGTAGGGAAGGCCTTTTTTTCTTCTGTAATGGTTGATTTGACGGTTTAGCCAGAGTAAAAAGGTGTAGCCAATATCACCCAGATAGGCTATCCAGCGGAGATTTGTGGTAATGCTGTCAAAAACATCCCCATGAAGGATATAGTATTTTTTTCCGCAAGATTCGTACATCATGTCCTTCTGGATGGACAGGTTTCCGACTTTCAAAGGTAAAATCTGATCAAGAAAATCATCATGATTTCCCCTGAGATAGTATACCTTTGTGTTATCGTTATCGATCATCTTAAGAATTCTGTTAAAGAAACGAGTGTGCTTTCGCTTCCATACCCCGGATTTCTTAAGCTGCCAACCGTCTATGATATCACCATTTAAGATGAGATTTTCACAGCGGTATTTTTTAAGAAACCGAACGACCTCTTTAGCTTTGGATCCCTTTGTCCCCAAATGGATATCCGAAATAACGATAGTTTTGAATTGTGTCTTCAATAGCTTACTTGTTTTGGAAGCAAGGTATAAAGTAGGAATTAATTGATGATGAATGACTTATTATTAAAATGCGATGTTTTTAGAGAGGGTTGTATTTTCTTGTGAAATAAATGTTACCTAAATGTTAAAAACCTAGTTTACAGTAGGTTTGGTGATGTAGGTGTGGCTGAGAGTGGTTAGTGATATGATTTTACCAAGGGAGAGGAGTTAGGTTAAGGATTGTTTACCAAGCGTTGATATATCCCGTTTTAGGCGTTAAAGATGAGCTTAAAAGTCGTTCCATTGCCAACGGTCGATTTTACTTGGATATTCCCCTTATGTCTCCTCATGATTTGCTTGGAGAGACTTAGGCCGATACCCGAACCTTTCTTTTTGGTCG from Echinicola soli encodes the following:
- a CDS encoding UDP-2,3-diacylglucosamine diphosphatase — encoded protein: MKTQFKTIVISDIHLGTKGSKAKEVVRFLKKYRCENLILNGDIIDGWQLKKSGVWKRKHTRFFNRILKMIDNDNTKVYYLRGNHDDFLDQILPLKVGNLSIQKDMMYESCGKKYYILHGDVFDSITTNLRWIAYLGDIGYTFLLWLNRQINHYRRKKGLPYYSLSQYVKGKVKSAVSYIDKYEKELAIMAKTKGCDGIICGHIHKAESRIIDGIEYLNSGDWVETMSALAEDYEGNWQLIYYNEIDFAKGSVDDSKIIPIHEKESYAAVSFQKPNDDLELPPFRF